One genomic segment of Suncus etruscus isolate mSunEtr1 chromosome 15, mSunEtr1.pri.cur, whole genome shotgun sequence includes these proteins:
- the RABEP2 gene encoding rab GTPase-binding effector protein 2, which translates to MAAAAAPAVAGEEGRRRQPGAALDSQEGATAEAEPGELSRLRAELAGALAEMETMKAVAEVSESTKAEAVAAVKRQCQEEVASLQAILKDSISSYEAQITSLKQERQQQQLDCEEKERELGRLKQLLSRAHPLDSLEKQMEKAHEDSEKLREIVLPMEQEIAELKAKLLRAEELILEIQRQPQKAPALHGSPELLSLSRDPSPPLEPLEELSEDGGAAADAFAHNCDDSASISSFSLGGAAGSSASLPRHRPGLSPEQEETASLVSTGTLVPEGIYLPPPGYQLVPDHQWEQLQAEGRQLQKELESLGHERDELQEGLRRSNEECSKQMQVLLAQVQNSEQVLRTLQDTVSQAQERVQLQLAELATSHKCLSHEVKRLTEENQGLRAEQSPPLGPLGPAQDEAPEDTLPASVQELQQLVCRTRQEARAQQQAREHEAERLRIEIVTLREALDEETAAKASLQGQLQGQREETEVLEASLCSLRTEMERVQQEQNKAQLTDLLTEQRAKVLRLQAELETSEQVQRDFVRLSQALQVRLERIRQAGTLEQVRSIMDEAPLRDVKDIKDP; encoded by the exons ATGGCGGCGGCTGCTGCGCCGGCGGTCGCGGGCGAGGAGGGCCGGCGACGGCAGCCGGGGGCTG CACTGGATTCCCAGGAAGGGGCAACGGCGGAGGCCGAGCCCGGGGAGCTCAGCCGCCTTCGGGCCGAGCTGGCAGGTGCCCTAGCAGAGATGGAGACCATGAAGGCTGTGGCGGAGGTGAGTGAGAGCACCAAGGCCGAGGCTGTGGCTGCAGTGAAGAGGCAGTGCCAGGAAGAGGTGGCTTCCCTGCAGGCCATCCTGAAAG ACTCCATCAGCAGCTACGAAGCTCAGATCACTTCTCTGAAGCAggagcggcagcagcagcagctggacTGTGAGGAGAAGGAGCGGGAGCTGGGCCGTCTGAAGCAGCTGCTGTCCCGGGCTCATCCCCTGGACTCCTTGGAGAAGCAGATGGAAAAG GCCCATGAGGACTCAGAGAAGCTTCGGGAGATTGTGCTGCCCATGGAGCAGGAGATCGCAGAGCTGAAGGCAAAGCTGCTGCGGGCGGAAGAGCTGATTCTGGAGATCCAG AGACAGCCCCAGAAGGCCCCCGCCCTGCATGGCTCCCCAGAGCTGCTGTCCCTGTCCCGGGACCCGTCTCCCCCTCTGGAGCCCCTTGAGGAGCTGAGTGAAGATGGGGGGGCGGCTGCTGATGCCTTCGCCCACAACTGTGACGACAGcgcctccatctcctccttctcccttgGGGGTGCGGCTGGCAGCAGCGCTTCCCTGCCCCGCCACCGCCCAGGCCTGAGCCCTGAGCAGGAAGAGACGGCTTCACTGGTGTCCACGGGCACCCTGGTCCCCGAGGGGATCTACCTGCCCCCTCCTGGGTACCAGCTTGTGCCAGACCACCAGTGGGAGCAGTTGCAGGCTGAG GGGCGGCAGTTGCAGAAGGAGCTGGAGAGCCTTGGCCATGAGCGGGACGAGCTGCAGGAGGGCCTGAGACGGAGCAACGAGGAATGTTCTAAGCAG ATGCAGGTGCTCCTGGCCCAGGTGCAGAACTCTGAGCAGGTGCTTCGGACCCTGCAGGATACTGTGAGCCAGGCTCAAGAGCGGGTCCAGCTGCAGTTG GCGGAACTGGCGACCTCCCACAAGTGCCTGAGCCATGAAGTGAAGCGACTGACTGAGGAGAACCAGGGGCTCCGGGCTGAGCAGTCACCACCTTTGGGCCCTCTGGGTCCAGCACAGGATGAGGCTCCTGAGGATACCCTGCCTGCCTCCGTTCAG GAGCTGCAGCAGCTGGTGTGCCGCACACGGCAAGAGGCGAGGGCCCAGCAGCAGGCCCGGGAACATGAGGCTGAGCGCCTGAGGATTGAGATCGTGACTCTGCGGGAGGCGCTGGATGAGGAAACAGCTGCCAAAGCCAGCCTACAGGGGCAGTTGCAGGGACAGCGGGAGGAGACAG AGGTGCTGGAGG CCTCCCTGTGCAGCCTGAGGACGGAGATGGAGCGTGTCCAACAGGAGCAGAACAAG GCCCAGCTCACGGACTTGCTCACGGAGCAGAGGGCGAAGGTGCTACGGCTGCAGGCCGAGCTGGAGACCAGTGAGCAGGTGCAGAGGGATTTCGTGAGACTGTCCCAGGCCCTGCAG GTGCGCCTAGAACGGATCCGGCAAGCAGGAACTCTGGAGCAAGTACGGAGCATCATGGATGAGGCACCCCTCCGAGACGTCAAGGACATCAAGGACCCCTGA
- the CD19 gene encoding B-lymphocyte antigen CD19, translating into MLTLLSLLLFLSPMAVQPQEPHLVQVTEGDNAVLQCLKDPPEGPPENLTWYREAQTTPFLRLNQGLLDLRVQKGPQSIWLIISNISEQMGGFYQCTGNASSKQAWRSGWTVSVKGSGELFRWNISNLHDPRCDLGNGSSEGALPSSGHATSLYVWDKDQPVPVKTGPTCTPQRHSSNQSQDLTVAPGSTLWLPCVMPQASGTRSPISWTRVHPKKSKLSLLSLTVGEDDTDMEKWVLVTVRGGAVLSLPQASARHTGTYHCNFGNETIRMQLNVTAQSAVWHWLLKTGGWKVPAVTLIYLIFCLGSLVSFLHLRKALILRRKRKRMTDPARRFFKVTPPTGNGAQNQYGNVLSLSTPSSATGRALRWAAGLGVAVPHYVQEAGGAGSRSPPAAGPDEEGEAYEEPDSEEGSEFYENDSNLGPDQLSRDGSGYEHPEDEAQEPEYEDSFSNAADSYENEDESLSQPVARTMDFLSPPGPGWDASREATSLGSQSYEDMRGILYAAPQLRSPWGQPGPNREEDADSYENMDNSDEPGPAWSGGGHTGTWSTR; encoded by the exons ATGCTGACTCTTCTCTCTTTGCTTCTGTTCCTCAGCCCAATGGCAGTCCAACCCCAGGAACCACATCTGGTACAGGTTACAG AGGGAGACAATGCTGTATTGCAGTGCCTCAAAGACCCTCCAGAGGGTCCTCCTGAGAACCTGACCTGGTATCGTGAGGCCCAGACAACACCCTTCCTACGGCTGAACCAAGGGTTACTAGACCTGAGGGTGCAGAAGGGACCCCAGAGCATCTGGCTGATTATCTCCAATATCTCAGAGCAGATGGGGGGATTCTACCAGTGCACTGGGAATGCCTCTTCCAAACAGGCATGGCGATCTGGCTGGACAGTCAGCGTGAAGGGCAGTG GTGAACTGTTCCGGTGGAATATTTCAAACCTCCATGACCCAAGATGTGACCTGGGGAATGGATCTTCAGAGGGTGCCTTGCCCTCTTCTGGCCATGCCACAAGTTTGTATGTGTGGGACAAAGATCAGCCCGTACCTGTAAAGACAGGGCCTACCTGTACCCCACAGAGACATAGTTCAAACCAGAGCCAAG ACCTCACCGTGGCACCTGGCTCCACACTCTGGCTGCCCTGTGTGATGCCCCAAGCCTCTGGGACCAGAAGCCCCATCTCCTGGACCCGTGTACATCCCAAGAAGTCTAAACTTTCATTGCTGAGCCTGACTGTTGGAGAGGATGATACTGACATGGAGAAGTGGGTGCTAGTCACTGTCCGAGGAGGAGCCGTACTCTCACTGCCCCAGGCCAGTGCCCGACACACCGGCACCTACCACTGCAACTTTGGCAATGAGACCATCAGGATGCAACTGAATGTCACAGCCCAGTCAG CAGTGTGGCACTGGCTGCTGAAGACAGGAGGCTGGAAAGTCCCTGCGGTGACTTTGATTTATTTGATCTTCTGCTTGGGTTCCCTGGTGAGCTTTCTTCATCTTCGCAAAG CTCTGATcctgaggaggaaaagaaagcgAATGACGGATCCCGCCAGAAG GTTCTTCAAAGTGACGCCTCCGACGGGAAACGGGGCCCAGAACCAGTACGGGAACGTGCTGTCCCTTTCCACGCCCTCTTCCGCCACGG GACGCGCTCTTCGGTGGGCTGCAGGCCTGGGAGTCGCCGTACCGCACTATGTCCAGGAGGCCGGCGGCGCGGGGTCGCGGAGCCCGCCAGCGGCGG GCCCAGATGAGGAAGGGGAGGCCTATGAGGAGCCGGACAGCGAGGAGGGGTCCGAGTTCTATGAAAACGACTCGAACCTTGGGCCAGACCAGCTGTCCCGGG ATGGCAGTGGCTACGAGCACCCCGAGGATGAGGCGCAGGAGCCTGAGTATGAAGACTCCTTCTCCAATG CAGCTGATTCTTATGAGAATGAGGATGAATCGCTGAGCCAGCCGGTGGCCAGGactatgg aCTTCCTGAGCCCCCCTGGGCCAGGCTGGGATGCCAGCCGGGAGGCAACCTCCCTTG GGTCCCAGTCCTATGAGGATATGAGAGGGATCCTGTATGCAGCCCCCCAACTTCGCTCCCCCTGGGGCCAGCCTGGTCCCAATCGTGAGGAAG ATGCTGACTCTTATGAGAACATGGATAATTCCGATGAGCCTGGACCAGCCTGGTCAGGGGGAGGCCACACGGGCACCTGGAGTACTAGGTGA